The Halotia branconii CENA392 region AGACACGAGTTCAGTACCAGAACAACTTCCCGCTTGGTTAACAGACCAAGATATCGACTTTTTCACCTCTGAGTTTAAGCGAACAGGTTTTCGGGGAGGATTAAACTGGTATCGAAATATAGACAAAATGTGGGAATTAACGCCGTTTCTCAGCGGTGCAAAGCTGCACCAACCAGCGTTATTTGTAGCGGGGGAAACAGACGGGGTGATTACGATGTACCGTGAAGCATTCGATACTCTAGAACAGAACATGCCCAATCTCAAGCAGAAGATATTACTCTCAGGTGCTGGTCACTGGATTCAGCAAGAACGCCCAAGCGAAGTAAATAGATTACTCATCGAGTTTTTAGCAAATCTCTAAATTGATTAACTTAAGAGCGCAAGCAGAAAAATGAGGTGGTGGCACTTGCGATTTTTAAAGGATGTTTGAAAAATCGATTTAGAATTGCCCGACTTTGTTTATGAACACTGGTTAGGGAGAATCAATGCCAGGGTATTTATAGTCAATGATCTATTGCCTGTCGAATAGGCAATAGATCATTGACGATTGGTCGGTCAATTATGGTAGACCAGCAAATTGGAAGAAGATTGTACTAAACTTACCGTCCTAACTACTAAGTAAACAAAGTTGTTGAAATATTTATTAGTATGCAAAAAAATATATATATAATAAACCTATTACTTTGTCAATAACCTCTAGTAGTATTTATTTGGATAAAAGGAACTTTATTGGTAAATAAATATAGAGAAAGTTGAATTTTGTTTGCTAAATTTCTCCATTTTAATTTATTTAACTTAGAGTTTCTTCTAGTGTTCCCTGACAAAATTGCTAGGCATATATAGTCAATAATGTCTAGCAATTAAATTTTTTTGAGGTTTTGTCTTATGAAAATCAAAAACTCCACTATGGCTTCGGCTTTGAGAAAACTATCCGAAAAAGCCAATCTGGTAAACAATAAAGCAGTAAAAAGCTTAATTTAGAAATTTTTTCCTTTTTACAAGCAGCTTACCAAGGTGAGAATTTAGAAAATGGTTGTAAGCGTCTCAACTTCCTTGGTTTGACAGCAAATTGTTCTTAGCGATGTCTACGGCAGGTTACGCCTACACGCCTTTGGTTTTCTTGAACAGCTCATTTCTTGTCATAAAACCAATACTCACAAGCTTTAAGTCACTTTTTTGCAGCTTTGCTTTAGCTTTCTCAAGTTTTCTTCTACTAAGAATTGTAGAAGATATTTTTATCTTGGCTGAGTGCATCTGAACAAATCTTTACGAGGACAAATTCATGGCAACATTTGAAGAACAAGTCCTAAAACTCACTAATCAAGAACGAGCTAAGAACGGGCTTTCAGCGCTCAAACCAAATGCCGAACTCAATTATGCTGCTGACAAATATGCAGAGTTGATGGCAGAACGTAATTACTTTAGTCATACAGGCCCGGATGGTTCCCAAGCCTGGGATAGAGCCAAGGCTGTTGGCTTTGAAGCTCAAACAATGGGAGAGAATATCGCTGCTGGTCAAAGAACACCAGAAGAAGTGGTAAAAGGTTGGATGGATAGTCCAGGACACAGAGCTAATATTCTCAATCCCCGATTTACTCAGCTTGGTGTTGGGTTTGAGAAAAATTATTGGGTTCAGAACTTTGGCAGCGATGATATAAACCCTACGAGCAAGATACCAAATTCCCCATCTAACTCAGCATCGACACCAGCACCAGCACCTAAACCTGTATCTACTTCTAATCCTGGTAAAGAACTTACAGGTGGAAATGGCAATGATATGCTCATCGGTGGTTCAGGCAATGACATACTGCGGGGTGGCGGAGGTAACGATTTCCTCAATGGAGGTAATGGTAACGATCGCTTAATTGGTGGTTCAGGTAGAGACTATTTCGTTCTTGCTAAAGGAGCAGGTAAGGATATTATTAGCGACTTTAATTTAGGTCAAAGAGATACAATCGTCTTGTATGGGGCGACCTCATTTAATCAGTTAACTTTATCTGGCAATGAGATTAAACTAGATAATCAAACTCTAGGAGTTTTAACTGGATTTGATACAACAGCACTAACTTCGAGCAATTTTTTCTTTGTTTAAACAGGGCATGGGGCATGGGGCATGGAGAAGAAAAAGAATTGGGGACAAGGAGAATTGGGGAAAGAAATGTCCCCTTGTCCCCTTGTCTCCTTGTCTCCCCTGCTCCCCTGCTCCCTTGCTTCTTGCCTCAAAACCTGTTCTTTTGTATGAAGTACAAAAAAACACTACTGTATGTCCTGCGTTAAGTTACGATCGCTGTGTAGTTGAGCCAGGAAAATTAATTCATGAGCCTCGTTTTAGAGCATGAGATACCGCCTCTTCGAGAAGACGAAATCGGAGTAATTCGAGTTGGAAATTCCAGAGTTTTGCTAGAGACTGTGATCCGAGCGTTTCAAGATGGTGCATCCCCGGAGTCGATTGTTCATCGGTACTCAACCCTTTCCTTGTCTGATGTCTACAACACAATCGGTTACTATCTCCGACACCAAGATACTGTAGAGGCATACTTAAATCAGAGAGAGCAGTTGGCTGAATCCATACAGCAACGTTTGTTCAGCATTCAGCCTGATTTGAGTCTTATTCGTTCTCGTTTATTGTCTCAACAGAATCTATAGTAGTGGCGATGTTGAGCTTGTTAAGCGATGAAAACTTTAATGGCGATATTGTTCGGGGGCTATTTTTGCGTCAACCCAATCTTGATTTACTTCGAGTTCAAGATATAGGTTTAAGAGAAGTAGACGATTCAGCAATTTTAGCTTGGGCAGCAATTAACGAGCGTATTCTTCTTACTCATGATCGTGCAACCATGCCCGACTTTGCTTATGAACGCTTGGTAAAAGGAGAATCGGTAGTCAATGATCGAATGTCTATTCGACAGGCAATTGATGAGTTATTACTACTAGTAAATTATGGTGAGCAAGTTGAGTGGAAGGGGATTGTATTGTACCTACCATTGTAAAAGCCAAATTTTGAGCCAATTTTTTCTTCGCTTAAGCGATAGGTTTTTTAAAGGGCATAGGGCATAGAGAAGAGGAATTGGGGCAGGGTGCGGGGTGCAGGGGGGATGAAGAAAAATTACCTATTTCTCCCTGCTCCCTGCTCCCTGCTCCTCTGCACCTCTGCCTCTACTTTTAAGCGCTGAAGTACTTCGCTACTGGGTGATAAGCAATAATCGCCGTTGTTGATTGTTCTGGATAAAGTTGTTCACTTTCATCCATATATAAGTTAATGCGATCGCTCTCCAATAATTCCAGTTGCTTGTACTGATCTTGAATATTCGGACAAGCCGGATAGCCAAAACTATACCGCGAACCATTATATCGCTGTGCCAAAACATCCCGAATATTATCCGGTTCTTCACCTCCAAAACCCAACTCTCGGCGAATCCTAGCGTGTGTCCACTCAGCCAGCGCTTCCGCTACCTGCACCGCCAGACCGTGAAAATACAAATAATCAGTGTATTGATTATCAGCAAATAACTTTTGAGCAAACTCCGTAGCAATATTCCCCACAGTCACCGCCTGCATCGGGAACACATCAATTATTCCCGACTCCTTAGTTGCAAAAAAATCAGCAATACACAACCTCCTTGACGACCTTTGCCGAGGAAACTCAAAACTTACTCTTACCTCTGCGTTCTCTGCGTCTCGGCGGTTCGTATCATAAACATACAACATATTACCCTCAGACCGACAAGGAAAATACCCATAAATCACCTGCGGATGTAACAAATTCTCCTCAATCACCCGCTGCTTCCAAGTCTCCAAAATCGGATACACCTTTTCATCCAAAAAAGCCTGATATTCTTCCTTTGATTGCTCCTTCGGCTTACGGAACTGCCACTGTCCAGCAATCAAAGCTTGCAAATCCAAATACCAGAACACCTCTTCAATGGGAATATCACTCGGCTGTAACAGCTGCGTTCCCCAAAAAGGCGGCGTAGGACGTTCAATATCCAAAGCCACAGCTTCAGAACGCCTTGTATCTATTTCTTTTAGTTCAGCAGGTGCTTTTTCCTCAGCAATTTTAACTGATTCATTGTGACCATTTGTTGACTCTGCTGTTTCGCTGACTTCATCCAAAAATCCTTGGAAATCATCCCAATTACTAGCAGCCTTCGCCGGCATTAATTTATCCATGAAATGCAAATCAGAAAAAGCATCCTTACCATAAACAACTTTACCCTTGTAAGTGTTTTGGCAATCTTGATTTACAAACTTAGGAGTTAGCGCCGCACCACCTAAAATCACCGGAACAGTAATTCCCTTTTCGTTAAATACTTCCAAATTCTCTTTCATGAAAGCAGTGGATTTCACCAGCAAACCACTCATAGCAATACAATCTGCATGATGCTGTTCGTAAGCCTGGATGATATTTTCCACTGGCTGCTTAATTCCCAGATTAATTACCTTGTAGCCATTATTAGACAAGATAATATCCACTAAGTTTTTACCAATATCGTGAACATCACCTTTCACCGTGGCAATAATAAAGGTTCCCTTAGCATTATTGCCAGCATCCGACTTTTCCATGAACGGTTCTAGATACGCTACCGCCGCCTTCATGGTTTCCGCAGATTGCAAGACAAAAGGTAGTTGCATTTGTCCAGAACCGAATAACTCCCCGACAACTTTCATGCCATCTAGCAGAAAGGTGTTGATAATTTGCAACGGAGGATATTGTTCTAAAGCTGTTGTTAGATGTTCTTCTAAGCCAATGCGTTCGCCGTCGATGATATGGCGCTTGAGGCGTTCTTCAATGGGTAGACTTTCATCTAAAGAGCGATCGCGTTTTGTTGTTACTCCCTCAAATAAAGTGGTAAGCTCTCCCAAGGGATCATAAACGCAGACATCACCTGCAAATTGCCGCTGATCATAAATTAAATGGCGACAAATATCT contains the following coding sequences:
- a CDS encoding CAP domain-containing protein yields the protein MATFEEQVLKLTNQERAKNGLSALKPNAELNYAADKYAELMAERNYFSHTGPDGSQAWDRAKAVGFEAQTMGENIAAGQRTPEEVVKGWMDSPGHRANILNPRFTQLGVGFEKNYWVQNFGSDDINPTSKIPNSPSNSASTPAPAPKPVSTSNPGKELTGGNGNDMLIGGSGNDILRGGGGNDFLNGGNGNDRLIGGSGRDYFVLAKGAGKDIISDFNLGQRDTIVLYGATSFNQLTLSGNEIKLDNQTLGVLTGFDTTALTSSNFFFV
- a CDS encoding DUF433 domain-containing protein, which encodes MSLVLEHEIPPLREDEIGVIRVGNSRVLLETVIRAFQDGASPESIVHRYSTLSLSDVYNTIGYYLRHQDTVEAYLNQREQLAESIQQRLFSIQPDLSLIRSRLLSQQNL
- a CDS encoding DUF5615 family PIN-like protein, with the protein product MLSLLSDENFNGDIVRGLFLRQPNLDLLRVQDIGLREVDDSAILAWAAINERILLTHDRATMPDFAYERLVKGESVVNDRMSIRQAIDELLLLVNYGEQVEWKGIVLYLPL